The Mus caroli chromosome 15, CAROLI_EIJ_v1.1, whole genome shotgun sequence DNA segment ttgctttgtagaccaggctggccttgaactcatagagaaccacctgcctctgcttctcagatgctgggattaaaggcgtttgaaCCAGGCTTTTGAACACCTGtattttggggtttgtttttttgtgtgtgtgtaacaaagtcctggctgtcctggaactcagtttgtatactaggctgaccttgaactcacaaaaatacacctgtctctgcctcctgagtgctaagattaaaggcatgcaccaccatgcctggcgaacacctatatttctttttttttttttttttttttttttggtttttcgagacagggtttctctgtgtagccctggctgtcctggcactcactttgtagaccaggNNNNNNNNNNNNNNNNNNNNNNNNNNNNNNNNNNNNNNNNNNNagtgctgggattaaaggcgtgcgccaccacgcccggcttacaccTATATTTCTAACAGGATGTGTCTTGTCTTTCTCAAAGGTGGAGCAGCTTGACAAGATGGTGACAGAAAAGGCAGGGTTTAAAAGGTACATTCCTGGGGGAAATGCTGGGTCCCTGTTAATGACAGGCCTCTAAAttccactctctcctcttcttcctcctcctcctcttccttctcttctttttgtgttttgtgtgtatgagtgttttacttgagtgcatgcctgtgtgccacatttgtgttttgtgtatgtaccAGTGCTTTACCTGTATGCAGCCTGGGTACCACATTGGTGCTTGtggctggtgcccacagaagccagaagagtgctttggatcccctggagatgaagttatggatggttgtgaaccgcTGTGTATGTGCTAGGAGtggaacccagatcctctgcgaGTACAGCCACGTACACTTACTGCCAAGCtatttctcctgttctttctctctttaattttttttttttaattttatacatatgcatgcgtgtgtgtgagagccagaagagagtgtcaggtcctctggaactggcatGACatctgtgagcagccatgtggatgctgggtatCAAGCCCAGGTCCTCCTTAAGAACAACAAATGAAGACAGGcagtggcactcacctttaatcctagctgaggcaggcagctctctgagttccaggacagccatgctcttaacggctgagctatctctccagccccttggtttCCTGAGTGCTTTATGCATATTGCTATTGTGGGTTTGTTTGAGATAAAGTTCCACTTTGTAGTCCAGGAAACTCAGTGTCGCCCAGACTGAGCTTGAACGCACCAGAGTCCTTGTGCCTCAGCACCCAGTGCTAGAATTGCAGTCTGAGGTCACAGCGCCCGGATATGTTGCTGGCTTTGTTTCCTGGGATCCCTCAGTGTGCCTGTGTTGAGACCCCCAGGCTCTTCcatgattccttttttttccctggcACCTCATGGCACTGCAGGGGCCATGGGCATTTAGGTTCTATTCTTCCTTAGACCAGAGCAGCTTGGGAAACAGGGAAACAGCTTGTTTTAGAAGCTAGTTGCCAGTCAGATCCTCTGAGCTCCTCATAACTGAGTGTTCTAGGATGCCAAGCCATTGTTTAGGATCCATTTTTGGTTAGTCTATAGTGCagtcacttttttatttttattttttgagacaaggcctctatATAGTCCTGTCTATTCTGTtactttctgtgtagaccaggctgccttagGTCTAGAGAACTGCTTACCtgtgcctcctgagcactggggttaAGGCGTGCCCCACTGTGCCCAGCTGACAGTGACATATTTTAGCATTGGTCTCTTTTCTGTTTACGCTAGAGCCTTCATCATCACAGGACAGACCTACACACGGAAAGTGGACATCGAAGTGCTGTCTGTGCTGGCCAGTTTAGGAGCATCGGTGCACAAGGTGAGTGGgacagcctgtgtgtgtgcatgcaggctgGAAGGTGGGAACGCCAAGGAATCCCCAGACAGACCAAGGCAGCCTCAGGCTCTCAGTTAGTGTCTCTCAGTACGTTAGGCATAATAATTTGGGATCTATAGGGAAAGCCTTTAAGTTGAGTGTGCTAAAGGAAAAAGTTACTCCTACATTTTTTGAAGGATGTGTTGAAATTGAAATTCctcagccaggtgtagtggtgcatacctctaatcccatCATTTCAGTGGGAAAGGCAGAACTGGTCCAGGGTCCAGggtattttttaagatttaattattgatttattctgtgtatatgaatacatcatcactctcttcagacacaacagaagagggcatcggatcccattacagatgatggtgagccaccatgtggtcactgggaattgaactcaggacctctgggagagcagtcagtgctcttaaccagtgagccatctctccagccactgaaaccctttctttttagttttttgagacagggtttctctgtgcaatccaggctatcctggaactcactctgtagaccaggctggccttgaactcagaaatccgcctgcctctgcctcccaagtgctgggattaaaggcgtgtgccatcaccgcccagctgagaccctttcttaaagaaagaaaaaaagataatcatattgtttttccattacacacacacacatctttctccTGTGTACACAGTAGGTCTGTCATTCtgtcattcccccacccccacccccctgctattatctcccccctccccccaagtcaGAAtcatagcccaggcttgcctcaaactttaTTCAGCTGCTAAGGTTATAGATAAACATGACCACACAGAGCTTTGTTATACCTTAAGCAGTTTttgacagaaacatttctgttgctgttctGTGGTGCTTAGACTCCAGGGTCCTGTGCATTCCAGGCGAGTTTCCCTACAGAGCCAGCTGCTGAGTCTCTGTTGTTTGTATTTGTCATCCCAGCTTTTCAGGAGCAGAGGGAAGCCTGGGTAGAAACTCTAGGACCTCCTAGGTAGgaagggctggccttgaacccagcgGTAGCATGGCATAAGAGTTCACTGCCTATGTGAGCCTAGCTTCCCGGGTACCAAGTGCTGGGGATGATACCCGGTCTGCCTCCACAGATTTGCACTGATATACGCCTGCTGGCAAAcctgaaggagatggaggagccCTTTGAGAAACAGCAGATTGGTGAGTAGAGGCTCCGGAGTAGCATAACCCAGCACTGCTGGAGAGGTGTGGATGCCTCCATGACTTTTCAGCACCAGCCTAGCAGGTACTTATGCACCTGCTATCCCAGATGTCTTTCTGCCTTTGCATCTTGTTCTCTTCCGTGGGCAGGCTCCAGTGCAATGCCATACAAGCGGAACCCCATGCGCTCCGAACGTTGCTGCAGCCTGGCCCGTCACCTGATGGCCCTTACCATGGACCCACTACAGACAGCGTCTGTGCAGTGGTTTGAACGTACTCTGGATGACAGTGCCAACCGGTCAGTGATGGGGACAGTGCACACAGTACGGGGAGGAGGGTAAAGGGAGGAAGCCAAAATATGTATTTGAAGATGTCTGCTTCCTTACCCTCAAAGAAGCTTGGGCTGGAGCAGTGAACTTGGCTGTTCCCCTAGTACAGTGATTGTAGAGTCCAGGCAGTCTTCCAAATAAGGATGATGGCTTAGGGCTTAGTGAGGAAGTGCTAATATGTAACTTAAtcagcagaatgcttgcctatAAGCATAAAGCCCAGGGTTcgatccccagtaccacaaaaagaCCAGATGGGCTACCACATCCCTGTCATTTCAGCTCTCGGGAACAGGGTTAGAGccaagaggattagaagttcaaggtcatcctcaaagGAAGTCAGTGTTCAGCCTGGCttagagaacctgtctcaaaagagaggaAGTTTAGAAACATAAAGGATGATCAAGACAGGTacaaagacacagaggcaggaggtcaACAAAGAGCTACCTATTAGGTGAGGAATGGAGCCCTTTTGGCCAAGGCATGAGCACAGGGAGCAGAGTGTTTGGAGAGTCTCAAGGCCCCCAAAGGAGTCTAGATTTGCTATGAAAACCTGTTTGTTCATGTCTTCCTGtctattattttcataatttaggttattttatgtgtataagtgtttttcCTATCTGTGTACAATGCTTGCCTAGTacccagagaggtcagaagaggacattggattccctggagttaGAGCTGTGGGTGGTTGGAAGCtggccatgtgggttctgggaacctgaACCCAGGTCCATTGGCAACCATTGGTCTCAACTGCTAAGCCTCTCTCATATTTTAAATGATCTCTAGATTGTATATCACACCTGATACTGCAATGCTGGGTGAATGCTTGCTGTCACTATCATTTAGGGAATAGATAAAAGAAACTGACTACTGAAGCAGTTTATTCTCCAAACATTCGGATCCGTGGCTGATTGAAGCCATGGGTGCTGAGTGCTCAGATGCAGAGGGCTGTGCTAGAGGGTGTAACTGATTTAGTTTGCCTGATGAAACTCCTCAGCTTCATTGCAGGAGCCACTGAACGAGCTAGACCCAAGCCCACCTGAGCCCAGTGGCCATGCAGATGGATGTAAGTAAGGTTAGCCAGCTGGCCACCTGCCGAGACGCTCTACCCCCTGTAGGGAGAGCACATTGGTGGTAGTGAGCAAGAGCAGTGAGGGaaggctggcctcacactggAGTCTGAGGTGGAGCTCTGGTTATGACGTCTGCTGCTAGAAGTGGAGGAGGTCAGGGTTGTGAGGATGTTAGGGTGTGTGAAGTCTTGGGACTGAAGGAAACTGCCCGGTAGAGCAGTTGCTTGGGGCACGCCCCAGGTCTCTGGCATTTGATTAACTGAGTGCATTTGTTTTGTAGACGGATCTGTTTGGCTGAAGCGTTTCTCACTGCAGATACTATATTAAACACCCTACAGAACATTTCTGAAGGATTGGTGGTGTACCCCAAAGTAAGAGGCCTCTGGATATGGAGGGAGTGCTCTGGAGGGAGTGTATTGGGTGCTAGCCCAGCCCAGTCAGAGTTCTTCTGCCCAGACCCCATCCTAGAGTTCAAGTCATAGCATAGGGAGCCAGATCTGTGGAACTGACAGACAGACGTGCATACAgactgctggggggggggggggggatactgaATTGCGTTGACTGTGAGCACCGCAGGGAGCCAGGCAGAGAAAGTGGAGCcagttgtcttgtttttgttggtgttttgtaagtgggtttcttttctttctttttttgtttctgtttttttgagacaaggtttctctgtgtagccctggctgccctagaacttaccaggctgatctcaaactcactgagatccaactgcctctgcccccccccccccgagtgctaggattaaaggtatgcagcaCCATACCCGGCCAGTTGCTTTGCTTTAGGTACCTAAACCAGATGGATTCATCTTCACGATGTAATCGTTGAATTGGGACACTGAAACTAAACAAGTGGAGGGAGGGTATTTGATGTGTacatattttgtctgcatgtatgtatattatatatgtacagtGCCCATGAAGAACCAGAAAAAGGTGACCGATCCCTggggactggagtcacaggtgattgtgagcagcCATAtctgtgctgggaaccaaacccaggtcctgagTAGGAGCAACCTGtcctcataaccactgagccagctcagcaGCCCAAGCGTGTAGGGTTAGGGATTGGCCAGGAAGCTGCTTCTGAAAGTTTACTcttgagaaaggaagggaaggagggaatctGGATATGTAGGAAAGCAAACAGTGCTGATAAAGGACAAGTCACCCATCTGTGAACAGGGCCACTTCACGGCCCCATGATGCATTCGTGTGACCTGCTCTGGCTTCTTAATGTTGAGACATCTGCCTTGGCCTTTCTAGGTAATAGAACGGCGCATTCGGCAAGAGCTGCCTTTCATGGCCACAGAGAACATCATCATGGCAATGGTGAAAGCCGGGGGCAGCCGACAGGTATGCCAATGGTGAATCTCAATGGTGAACCAAGCTGGGAtcgtggctcacacctttaatcccagcactcaggatgcagaagcaggtggatctgagagttcaaggccagcctggtctacataaagagactctgtctctaaaaaaccTGAATCATAAGGGATGTCCTAAGGTCTGCATCTTCTGTTGGAAAGGAAGAGGCAAGAGCCTCCTTCATAATGTGTTCTGGGGGAGGACCATCTACCCCAGTGTCCCTAAGCTGTGCTCGGAGGGGAGGTCATGGAGGAGGTGCTGTAGAATCGCCTGCATAGCAGGGCAGGTTCTGAGGCGATGTCTGACTATAAGGTCTACACGGGCAATGATGAGCTGAcactgtctccctctccccaggACTGCCATGAGAAAATCAGAGTGCTTTCCCAGCAGGCAGCTGCTGTGGTCAAGCAGGAAGGAGGCGACAATGACCTTATAGAGCGCATCCGGGCAGATGCCTACTTCAGCCTCATCCACTCACAGCTGGAGCACTTGCTGGACCCCTCTTCTTTCACTGGCCGAGCACCCCAGCAGGTAACTGTCCAGTAGGATGCTCTGAGGAGTCTGTGTCTGTGCTGCTGATGCAGAGCCTGAGCCTCTGGGAGTATAGTAAAGGCTGGCCGTGGTGGCTCCGGCCTTTAACTCCTGCCcggattacatagtgagttctaagccagctgaGTTGCATGCATCCATAGAAAGATCGTCTTAAAACAAAGGAGTAGAGATCCCCCTACCCCAAGGATGTGAGAGTTGTCCTTCCCTGTGGTATCCTCAAGGTCAGAATGCTTGAAGCATGGCAGCCAGTCAGACATCAGTGGTGCGCTTTCATCCAGCTTTCTGAAATGAAGAGTTACTCATTTCTTTTCTCAAAGGTCAAAACTGTGCTTTAATTTTGCAAGGAACAAAATGTTTAGGCCGTAAGGACTCACACCACAAAAGCCCAAGTTCCTTctagctccagctccagaaaatCCAGGGTATTGTTCAGCTCTACTGACggccacacacaggcacaggcacacagatgTAAGCTTGAATAAGATAGCGATCATGGGGTCTTTGAGCCAAGGCAGTGGTCAGTACAGGCAAGGGTGGGAAAGTTAGTCCCTTGGAGACTGGTCAGATGAGCCTAGAGCTGAGAGTGGGGGAATGTACGACTTCAGTGTGGGTGTCTGGCAGACTTCAGAGGAACCCTGCCTCTGCATGATGGTCTTTATGCATGTGCTGGGATGATGTGTTTCTTTCTGGGAGACATAGCTAACAGACAGCACACGCTCAGTGGAGGAAGCTTTAGCATGCTAGGTCTTGGTGCTGGGAGTGGTTTGAAGACGGTATTAACATTCCCTTCCTTGGTCTTATGTTTGCTCTTCCCTGGCAGGTCCACAGATTCCTGGAAGAGGAAGTGCACCCCCTGCTAAAGCCCTATGGGAATGAGATGGCGGTGAAAGCAGAGCTGTGTCTGTAGAGTAGGAGAGCTGAGGAGAACCCGGTTACAGTGATTAGAGCTTGCTGATTACAGTGTTAGAGTTACTGCTGTGTTCTGCGGCACTCCTTtacacactcaggaagcagaggcaggcagatctctgagttgaaggccagcctggtctacaaaacaagttccaggacagccagagctacacagagaaaccctgtctcaacaaacagaggctggggacatggcactgactgctcttcctgagttcaaatcccagcaaccacatggtggctcacaaccatctgtaatgagatctgatgccttcttctggtgtgtctgaagacagctacagtgtattcatatacataaaataaatatttaaaaacaaacaaaaagaatgtacaTTAAATTCTCTTGCTTGGGGTTCACAACAGATAGCCGTGCATTCTTGTTTTctccagttttttgttgttgagacagagtctcattgtatcattggctgacctggaacacagaaatctgcctcaTCTCCCCAGtgtcaggattaaaggtgtgctccaccatgcctggctgttttatattttttacagcAACATAATCTTGCAGAATAATGTAGCTCATACTTATTTTCCAGATGCCTCAAGTCTACAATGTTTCCTCACTTACAGTGAGATTGTGTCACCATAAAGAAATGAGTTCAGTTCACCTATCAAACATTGTTATGTGCTCATAACACTGACAGTAACTTTTGGTTCAAAAAGATCCCCTAACAAACCGTATTAGTAATATAGTCAAATGCCTAGTGTTGTTTACTGAGTCCTATGTAGGCACACTTTGCCACACACTAGGCTAGACTCTTCCTGTGGTCCTTTTCAATTATTTACTTGATTGTAAAGTAGCAAGAAATTCCTGGATTCATGAGTCACATCATCAGATCCCTTGATTTCAATTCTTTTTGCCCAGGTTAAATAATATTTAACCTGACGTTTGTAGCTCAGGATGGATATTGTTGGGTCCCTTCAGCTCAGGTGCCTATTCCATCTTTTACAGAGGTTGTCTTCTCAGGACAATGCTAACTGGGTAAACCGATTGCATTATGGGACCTCCCAGCCTCTTATCCTTGTTAAGTAGATAGGTAGCTATTTGGACAAGCTAGTCGAAAGGTGAGTTATGAAAAGACCAGCCGGAAGAGGGACATTCCCCTTGCCTTGGGCTGtgtattttggtgtgtgtgaaattgaagagctggcaagatggctcaactaGTAAGGgcctgttgggggtggggggaatccacaaacttgttctctgacctccaccaaTAATAGTGAAGTGGTTTAAGTGAGCAAAGCTGTTGTGGTAGCCCAcaacttttaatctcagcactcaggaggcagaaggagccaGGTCAACCTGTTTGTTCTAcactgtggggcagtggaccttgccaggaaacttggtaaggttgagtggGCTCAGAAACACCTGTACCCTCAGACCTGAGGACAGTGTCTTACCTCCCAACCACTGTCACGTGACCACGAGGACCCCAAACAATCAGACGTGTAGGGGCCCCGAAGCTCtccacatgcagatgaggcatccctaacatcccagaccaagccaatagaaaggATCTGCTTTtagaccccccaccccaccccaccctgtccacAGGAACAAAGGCTCAGGAACTGTTTCACCAAAGCTCATCCAGAGCGTCTCCTGAAGCTTTAACCGCTAGAAGCTGCCCAAGCCTGGTCACTTACACTAGGTGGCCCCAACCTTCGCTCCTAGTCCCCCCCTCCCCTTCAGAAAGCCCAACTCTTTGGCCATTCCTGCAAGGCCAGAGCTCTGTAGATCTCTGCAGATGAGTGTCTGGTACACAGACCAACATACGCAGTTTCAGGGCAGTCCAGAGACTCTGCCACAAAACAGACATGAAGATTTTGTTGATCAGATTTTTAGTTGAAAAGAACTAGGAGAATTAAGCAACTTGGTAACAACTGAGATTTCATCTGGCaaggaaaaatgtaaacaaaccTTAAACTCAGTAGCAGCAAGGAAACATGGTAGTAGTGTCCTGAAAGGTCACCTGATAATATGCCACATTCAGTATTTGTTCAATCTTGATTGGGTCCAAAGAGAAACCTCTGACTTTAAGACCCCAGCATCTTTTGAGGTCTTAGTGTATGTGGACTtctccatgctggccttgaaatgGTACCTCAGCCTCCAGGGTGTGGAGATGGCAGGTGTGCTGTTTAGTAGAAGACTGATATCATGGTCCAGGAAGAAAAACTGAGTGTGACCTACAACCCCAACCTCTGTCTAGGAAGGAGCTAAAGACAATGTCGTTGTCAGGAGTGTTTGAAGGAGGAAGTCTGTGCTCTTAGGTATCCAGAATCTCAACTTGTCTTGATACCCCAGCacaaaggaggctgaggcaggaggattgctgtggaGATAATTCCCACAGACTACACAATGTACAGATTGAGATAatcagtgttaaaaaaaaaaaaatctgtctcagtGGTACTATGCTGAACTTGGCCCTCCTTCAGTAAAGGAATCCTCCTGCAGCAAAGCCAGAGGTGCAGAGCATCTGTCAAATGTCAGTGATTGACACTGggtgtcttttatttattttatttatttatttatttatttttttggtatttcaagacggtcactgtgtggccctggctgtcctggaactcactctagacctggccttgaactcagatccacctgcctctgcctcccaagtgctgggattaagggcttcACATTGGGCATCCTCATCCCTTGCCCaccttggttttgagacagtctcattgaGCCCAACACCTGTCCTTTACACTTAGTAGACTCTCTAGTAGGTCTCCAGGATCTCCTGTCTCTTATCTTCCtgtggtcctggcattcccaagTTCCCACTTCTGTGCCTGGCTCTTTTGTGGTTGCTGAGGGTCAAACTGCAGATCTTTGTACTTGCATAGTATGGGGGTCTCTGCAAACACCATGGCCAACAGTGTTGATCCCCATGAGTCAAGAACAAGTCCAGTGTAGCATGACTCAGTAACTGGTGTTGGTTCAGGCTTCTCGCATCTGACACCAGGCAGTTAACTTAGGCATATTTAAGAAGAGCGCAATTTAGAAAAAGTTTCTTGGTGATAATTCAGTCCCATGTACACAATAATGTTTAAGGCATAACTACACCAAAGCTCTTTGTAAAGTACATACATATGAAATCTTAAGGGTCTGGGCAAGGACCTGGTGTCTCAATCATACAAATAGTACAAAGGCCATCAGGCTATAAAACATCTCTGGTCCTGTTTGTAAAGTGCACGTGACTTCTCCCATATAGAGGGTTCTATAGATTGACTGAGGAACAGTGATAAGCAAAGGGTCTGGGGAGGATGACTGAGATAAACATCAAGTCTGGGGGAGCCAGGTGTGACCTGGCCATACCATTGTGCATCCTACTAGTCACTTCCATCCCCAGTCTTCTGGGCAGAAAACAGGTGTCCTAGggttttctgctgtgaacagacaccatgaccaaggcaactcataaggacaacatgtaattggagctggcttacaggttcagcagttgagtccattattatcaaagtgggagcgtggcagcatccaggcaggtattgtgcaggaggaactgagagttcgaCATcttccatctgaaggctgctagcagaatattggcttccaggcagctaaaatgaggatcttaaagcccacacccacagtgacacctaccccaacaggaccacaccgtctaatagttccactccctaagccaagcatatacaaaccatcacaacaggcTATACATCTTTCTTCCGAAGAGACAGCTCTGTGTAACATTCCTGCTTTCTCTAGTGCATATCTCTGAGCTCAAGGACTCTCTGTCCCTATCAGCATAGCAAGTACTTTGCCTACTGGGCTGTCTCGACAGCTTTCCAGCTTACTGAGACAGTCTGTTtaaacctggagttcactgattggGTTAGAGTAAGTGCCTAGAAGCCCAAGGTCCTCCACCTGGTCCCTTCTCCCTAGCGCTAGATTACAGCCACCTTGCCTGTCTTTTTATGTAGGTTTGGGGGTTTGAACCTCAggtccatgtgtttgtgtgtcaagcacCCTGCCAaaagagccatctccccagcccagaaaaGATGCATTTTGTAAACCTATTGAACACCATATCTGCATCCTTTTACCCCACTCCCCCAACTCCATCTCCCTCTTGAAGGTTTCACTGTTGCCCAGGCAAGGCAAGTCTCCCAGTTTTATGCTCAACTGATCCTGCCCCAGCTCCCTTGTGC contains these protein-coding regions:
- the Adsl gene encoding adenylosuccinate lyase, with the protein product MAAAGDPGSAESYRSPLAARYASREMCFLFSDRYKFQTWRQLWLWLAEAEQTLGLPITDEQIQEMKSNLSNIDFQMAAEEEKRLRHDVMAHVHTFGHCCPKAAGIIHLGATSCYVGDNTDLIILRNAFDLLLPKLARVISRLADFAKERADLPTLGFTHFQPAQLTTVGKRCCLWIQDLCMDLQNLKRVRDELRFRGVKGTTGTQASFLQLFEGDHQKVEQLDKMVTEKAGFKRAFIITGQTYTRKVDIEVLSVLASLGASVHKICTDIRLLANLKEMEEPFEKQQIGSSAMPYKRNPMRSERCCSLARHLMALTMDPLQTASVQWFERTLDDSANRRICLAEAFLTADTILNTLQNISEGLVVYPKVIERRIRQELPFMATENIIMAMVKAGGSRQDCHEKIRVLSQQAAAVVKQEGGDNDLIERIRADAYFSLIHSQLEHLLDPSSFTGRAPQQVHRFLEEEVHPLLKPYGNEMAVKAELCL